In the uncultured Methanobacterium sp. genome, one interval contains:
- the idsA gene encoding short chain isoprenyl diphosphate synthase IdsA: METKLEVTEILKRYSADIDQEITRALETVDPETLRQASEHLVKAGGKKLRPSLAVLSAEAVGGKVGSALKTGAAVELIHTFSLIHDDIMDQDEKRRGKPSVHVLWGEPMAILAGDTLFSKAFASVMKSEEDGVTPELILPALHTVVDSCVKICEGQALDMGFAERTDVLEEEYLTMIYKKTAALIAAATKAGAILGGGTPEQVEALSEYGRLIGMAFQIQDDYLDVASSEEDLGKPVGSDIVEGKMTLLVVHALSQANGEDKERLLTILKEEGDENVSEAVAILEKYGSIEYAWNVAQEDVNQAKELLINHLDESPAREALILIADFVLERSH; this comes from the coding sequence ATGGAAACAAAACTGGAAGTAACCGAGATTCTCAAAAGATACTCTGCAGACATTGATCAGGAGATAACCAGGGCCCTGGAAACAGTGGACCCCGAAACACTCCGCCAGGCATCAGAACACCTGGTTAAAGCCGGTGGGAAAAAACTAAGACCATCCCTGGCAGTTTTAAGCGCAGAAGCAGTGGGTGGTAAGGTTGGATCCGCCCTGAAAACAGGAGCTGCAGTGGAACTCATTCATACCTTCAGTTTGATCCATGACGATATTATGGATCAGGATGAGAAAAGAAGGGGAAAGCCCTCGGTACATGTACTGTGGGGAGAACCCATGGCCATCCTGGCCGGGGACACCCTCTTCTCCAAGGCATTTGCCTCGGTAATGAAAAGTGAAGAAGATGGAGTAACCCCTGAACTGATACTACCCGCACTTCACACTGTGGTGGATAGCTGTGTGAAGATCTGTGAAGGCCAGGCACTGGACATGGGATTTGCCGAACGCACAGATGTCCTGGAAGAAGAATACCTGACCATGATCTACAAGAAAACCGCAGCACTCATTGCTGCTGCCACCAAAGCAGGAGCCATACTCGGCGGGGGAACACCAGAACAGGTCGAAGCTCTCTCAGAATATGGGCGCCTCATAGGTATGGCCTTCCAGATACAGGATGACTACCTGGATGTGGCTAGCTCTGAAGAAGACCTGGGAAAACCAGTGGGCAGTGACATAGTTGAGGGTAAAATGACCCTCCTGGTAGTGCACGCACTAAGCCAGGCTAATGGAGAGGACAAGGAAAGGTTACTCACCATCCTCAAGGAAGAAGGGGATGAAAACGTTTCTGAGGCAGTGGCGATACTGGAAAAATACGGGTCCATAGAGTACGCATGGAATGTAGCTCAGGAAGATGTTAACCAGGCAAAAGAGCTCTTAATCAATCATTTGGATGAGAGTCCTGCCCGTGAAGCACTTATACTGATTGCAGACTTTGTACTGGAACGCAGTCACTAA
- a CDS encoding ATP-binding protein: METEYYHDIRMQKLFQVLEEPKSLDDIDLSKGFIQNLLLKIINTYGNIKVQQIHEITGLHIDLLEQCLKPMEKQDLVAQTGGGFLFASVEYTIKKQGHLKAAQLMEENPYIGMAPVTYDDYFKIMEVQLKGRYPLKIPSEVVEKAFHDVVGMAYPKKVLTEAAIGGKGFFIYGPPGTGKTFLTSKMSEILPPIIIPRYIEFSGNIIQLLDPDFHRLRAEQPGDPRWVKIYAPFVFTGSELSTEKMETLYDPNKGVYETSPIIKANGGVLLLDDLGRQKEDPNVLLNRMIVPLENKKDVIYVKGAPVIVHTHFIPALSTNLEITIIDEAHLRRAPLHVYLEVPSADEIVEVFKRNLDTLKEDYDGDVLERFRKVYIPEMQGGESLKPTFAHARDIAQIAQAIRIRREEEKMTVEILEEALNQHILVSMQRKYTPELFERIITQGSKPHQ; this comes from the coding sequence ATGGAAACAGAATATTATCATGATATCAGGATGCAAAAACTCTTCCAGGTACTGGAGGAACCTAAATCTCTGGATGACATAGATTTATCCAAGGGATTCATACAGAACCTGCTTTTGAAGATCATCAATACCTACGGGAATATAAAGGTACAGCAGATTCATGAAATAACCGGACTTCACATTGACCTCCTGGAGCAATGCCTGAAACCAATGGAAAAACAGGACCTGGTAGCTCAGACCGGTGGGGGGTTCCTGTTTGCCAGTGTTGAATATACCATAAAAAAACAGGGACACCTGAAAGCAGCCCAGTTAATGGAAGAAAACCCCTACATTGGAATGGCACCGGTAACCTACGATGATTACTTCAAGATCATGGAAGTCCAGCTAAAAGGACGTTACCCTCTCAAAATACCCTCTGAGGTGGTGGAAAAAGCCTTCCACGATGTGGTGGGAATGGCCTACCCTAAAAAGGTCCTCACGGAAGCCGCCATTGGAGGTAAAGGATTCTTCATCTATGGACCACCTGGAACCGGTAAAACCTTCCTAACCAGCAAAATGTCGGAAATATTACCTCCTATAATTATACCCCGATACATTGAGTTCAGCGGTAACATAATACAGTTACTGGACCCTGATTTCCACCGTCTGCGAGCAGAACAACCTGGAGACCCCCGCTGGGTGAAGATATATGCACCATTCGTATTCACTGGATCAGAACTCAGCACTGAAAAAATGGAAACACTCTATGACCCCAACAAGGGTGTTTATGAAACATCACCCATCATAAAAGCCAACGGAGGGGTCCTTCTCTTAGATGACCTGGGAAGGCAGAAGGAAGACCCCAACGTACTCCTTAACCGGATGATCGTACCCTTAGAGAACAAGAAGGATGTCATCTACGTTAAGGGAGCACCGGTAATTGTACACACCCACTTCATACCGGCCCTATCCACCAACCTGGAGATCACCATCATCGACGAAGCCCACCTCCGCCGAGCACCATTACATGTTTATCTGGAAGTTCCCAGTGCCGATGAGATTGTGGAGGTCTTCAAACGTAACCTGGACACCCTTAAGGAGGATTATGATGGAGATGTTCTGGAACGCTTCCGGAAAGTTTACATTCCCGAGATGCAAGGAGGGGAAAGCTTAAAACCTACCTTTGCCCATGCCAGGGATATTGCTCAGATAGCTCAGGCCATACGTATCCGGAGGGAAGAGGAAAAGATGACAGTGGAAATACTGGAGGAAGCATTGAATCAACATATCCTGGTATCCATGCAGCGTAAATACACTCCAGAACTATTTGAAAGAATCATCACCCAGGGAAGCAAACCACATCAGTAA
- a CDS encoding adenylosuccinate synthetase codes for MTCNILVGGGWGDEGKGKCITYLCYQDKPEIIARAGVGPNAGHSVEFNGEKYGLRMIPSGFVHTGARLLIGAGVLVDSTVFHHELDYLNKYQVKNRTFADYRCAIIEEEHKEQDKGSDHLFKKIGSTGTGCGPANRDRALRTIKLAGDLDSMEGYTTDVPLEVNTALDEGRDVFIEGSQGFGLSLYYGTYPFVTSKDTTASSAAADVGVGPTRIDDVIVVFKSYITRVGEGPFPSEITQGEAEEMDIEEYGTVTGRRRRVGLFDMDLARESCMINGATQIALTCVDRLYPSCERVTEYSDLSAEVKQFVQEIQDETKVPVTIISTGPDLKDTIDLRDELM; via the coding sequence ATGACATGCAACATTTTAGTAGGCGGAGGTTGGGGTGATGAAGGTAAGGGTAAGTGTATTACCTACCTTTGTTACCAGGACAAACCGGAAATCATTGCCCGGGCCGGAGTAGGGCCCAATGCAGGCCATTCGGTGGAGTTTAACGGAGAAAAATACGGACTAAGGATGATCCCATCAGGATTTGTCCATACCGGAGCAAGACTCCTCATAGGAGCCGGTGTACTGGTTGACTCAACTGTCTTCCACCACGAACTGGACTACCTCAACAAATACCAAGTAAAAAATAGAACCTTCGCTGATTATCGCTGTGCCATAATCGAAGAAGAACACAAAGAACAGGATAAAGGCTCAGACCATCTTTTCAAGAAGATCGGAAGTACTGGAACTGGATGTGGACCAGCCAACCGTGACCGGGCACTACGAACCATAAAACTGGCTGGTGATCTTGATTCCATGGAAGGATACACCACCGACGTGCCACTGGAAGTGAACACTGCCCTGGATGAAGGAAGAGATGTTTTCATTGAAGGATCCCAGGGATTCGGATTATCTTTATACTACGGAACTTACCCCTTTGTAACCAGTAAAGACACTACTGCCTCCTCAGCAGCAGCAGATGTTGGTGTAGGACCCACTCGTATTGATGATGTTATTGTTGTTTTCAAATCCTACATAACCCGTGTTGGAGAAGGACCATTCCCATCAGAGATCACCCAGGGTGAAGCTGAAGAAATGGATATAGAAGAATACGGGACAGTCACCGGACGAAGAAGAAGAGTTGGGCTCTTTGATATGGACCTTGCTCGTGAATCCTGCATGATCAACGGTGCAACCCAGATAGCACTAACCTGCGTTGACCGATTATACCCCTCCTGCGAACGGGTAACTGAATACTCAGACCTTTCTGCTGAAGTCAAACAGTTCGTACAGGAAATCCAGGACGAAACCAAAGTACCGGTAACCATAATCAGTACCGGACCCGACCTGAAAGATACTATAGACCTCCGTGATGAATTAATGTAA
- a CDS encoding TIGR04076 family protein, which produces MLEITVHEIRGHCPVYKEGDRMVFRDPEIDLDKTDALCTHALSTILHYTTILEHDWIPLSLGLTKEGDEDHAYMQCVDPGKPYTDGGTVIFKCRKLEE; this is translated from the coding sequence ATGCTGGAGATAACCGTCCATGAAATACGAGGGCACTGTCCAGTTTACAAAGAAGGGGACCGTATGGTTTTCAGGGATCCTGAAATAGATCTGGATAAAACTGATGCCCTCTGCACCCACGCACTATCCACTATTCTACACTATACTACTATTTTAGAGCATGACTGGATACCACTAAGCTTAGGATTGACCAAAGAAGGTGATGAGGACCATGCTTACATGCAGTGTGTTGATCCTGGAAAACCTTACACTGATGGCGGTACAGTAATCTTCAAATGCAGAAAATTGGAGGAATGA
- a CDS encoding DUF166 family protein, with product MKIYLLISGKYGARVVNNLAEHGMASNIVGMEEFPQDLPEFIEDFTSYIPRNLPPADLIIAVGLSGDINMIVPYIAMETGAKSAIIPVYDPQQMPPGLQKEIKDSAPDVRIVFPKPFCSLEPVGDAPIDEFAIRFGKPVLFIKSDNYIKKVDVLRGAPCGSTDYIAKGLWSTPVEEAESSATQKLHNYPCNASTDTDPVVGDTSMHMASYQIKEAIKRGLGFAIKTAVVDKEKCNPLKCQEECIRSCPQVLIGLDTITLNPDNMAEIDPATCGYCEICVRECPLDAIEIKSGRFELVK from the coding sequence ATGAAAATTTACCTTCTAATTTCAGGTAAGTATGGAGCCCGGGTGGTTAACAACCTGGCTGAACACGGGATGGCCAGTAACATAGTGGGAATGGAAGAATTCCCCCAGGACCTACCGGAGTTCATAGAGGATTTCACCAGTTACATCCCCAGAAATTTACCCCCCGCAGATCTCATCATTGCTGTGGGACTATCCGGTGATATTAACATGATAGTCCCCTATATAGCCATGGAAACCGGTGCAAAATCTGCCATAATACCGGTGTACGATCCCCAGCAGATGCCCCCTGGACTGCAGAAGGAGATTAAAGACTCCGCCCCCGATGTCCGGATCGTTTTCCCCAAACCATTCTGTTCCCTGGAACCAGTAGGTGATGCCCCCATAGATGAGTTTGCCATCAGGTTCGGCAAACCAGTCCTGTTTATCAAGTCCGATAATTACATTAAAAAGGTTGATGTTTTAAGGGGTGCGCCCTGCGGTTCCACAGATTACATTGCCAAAGGACTGTGGAGTACACCAGTGGAGGAAGCAGAATCGAGTGCCACCCAGAAACTCCACAACTATCCCTGCAATGCCAGCACCGACACTGACCCTGTAGTGGGTGACACTAGCATGCACATGGCTAGCTACCAGATAAAAGAAGCAATTAAAAGGGGTCTGGGCTTTGCCATAAAAACCGCAGTGGTGGATAAAGAAAAATGCAACCCATTAAAGTGCCAGGAGGAGTGCATCAGAAGCTGCCCCCAGGTACTCATTGGACTGGATACCATAACCCTTAACCCGGACAATATGGCAGAAATAGACCCTGCCACATGTGGATACTGTGAAATATGTGTCAGGGAGTGTCCATTGGATGCTATTGAAATTAAAAGTGGAAGGTTTGAACTGGTAAAGTGA
- a CDS encoding DUF166 family protein, with protein MSTMKLYVISSGKYGSRIVNSLAELGLASSMVGLEEIPDDLPEFIDDFQQYVPKSIPQADLILAVGLYGDVNMIVPLIAEKSGAKSVIIPLHDPAQVPPGLQREIEESAPDVKIVFPKPFCSLEPVGDTYIDEFAHQFGKPKLEIDANSLIKHVKVLRTAPCGSTHYIAENIEGIPSEEAELEAGNKLHNYPCNASMATDPVVGDTILHLAGYQVKEAVRRGIGFAMKSAVVDHETCEADECQHECIKHCPQVQIGLDTVTLNENEQAVIDPASCGCCEICIQECPYGSIEMEEKKFLLD; from the coding sequence ATGAGTACTATGAAACTTTACGTGATAAGTTCAGGGAAGTATGGTAGTCGCATTGTCAACAGTCTGGCGGAACTGGGACTGGCCAGTAGCATGGTGGGGTTAGAAGAAATTCCGGATGACCTTCCGGAGTTTATCGATGACTTCCAGCAGTACGTGCCAAAATCCATACCTCAGGCAGATTTAATTCTGGCAGTGGGACTCTACGGTGATGTTAACATGATAGTGCCCCTCATTGCGGAGAAAAGTGGGGCCAAATCTGTGATCATACCCCTCCATGACCCTGCACAGGTACCTCCTGGTCTGCAACGGGAGATAGAAGAATCTGCACCTGATGTGAAGATAGTATTCCCCAAACCATTCTGTTCCTTAGAACCAGTTGGAGACACTTACATCGATGAATTTGCTCACCAATTCGGTAAACCGAAACTGGAAATAGATGCGAATAGTCTCATCAAGCATGTGAAAGTACTCCGAACTGCCCCCTGCGGCAGCACTCATTACATAGCAGAGAATATTGAAGGCATACCCAGTGAGGAAGCAGAACTGGAAGCAGGTAACAAACTCCACAACTATCCCTGTAATGCCAGCATGGCCACTGATCCAGTGGTGGGAGATACCATACTCCACCTGGCAGGATATCAGGTCAAAGAAGCTGTACGCAGAGGTATTGGTTTTGCAATGAAATCCGCAGTGGTGGATCATGAAACCTGTGAAGCCGATGAATGCCAGCACGAATGTATTAAACACTGTCCCCAGGTACAGATTGGCCTGGACACTGTAACTCTAAATGAAAATGAGCAGGCAGTAATTGACCCTGCCAGCTGTGGATGCTGTGAGATATGCATTCAGGAATGTCCATATGGATCCATAGAAATGGAAGAAAAAAAATTCTTGTTAGATTAG
- the cobM gene encoding precorrin-4 C(11)-methyltransferase, with protein sequence MNGKVIFLGAGPGDPELLTIKAAKVIENADVIIYAGSLVNPEVLSGAKEGAQIHNSAHMNLDEIVQMMEKSTNEGKLVARVHTGDPAIYGAIAEQIQYLKVKNIHYEIIPGVSSLFASAAALEAELTQPEVSQTVIITRPSGRTPKPEREAIFRLAEHQATMCIFLGVHMIGKVVSELLTFYDPGTPVAVVQKASWDDEKIVRGTLEDIVDQVQDAGITKTALIVVGDVLGTDAVTPSKLYDAHFTHEYRKGEGE encoded by the coding sequence ATGAATGGTAAGGTAATCTTTTTAGGAGCTGGCCCTGGCGACCCGGAACTACTAACTATCAAAGCCGCTAAAGTTATTGAAAACGCAGATGTAATCATATATGCTGGATCCCTGGTAAACCCTGAGGTCCTATCAGGAGCCAAAGAAGGGGCCCAGATCCACAACAGCGCCCACATGAATCTGGATGAAATTGTCCAAATGATGGAAAAATCCACCAATGAAGGGAAGCTGGTTGCCCGGGTGCACACCGGTGACCCGGCTATCTACGGGGCAATTGCTGAGCAGATACAGTACCTTAAAGTTAAAAATATCCATTACGAAATCATCCCTGGTGTAAGTTCCCTGTTTGCCTCTGCAGCGGCACTTGAAGCAGAATTAACCCAACCTGAAGTTTCCCAGACAGTTATAATTACCCGTCCCTCTGGCCGCACACCCAAACCAGAACGGGAGGCCATTTTCCGTCTGGCAGAGCACCAGGCCACCATGTGTATATTCCTGGGAGTCCACATGATCGGTAAAGTAGTATCAGAACTTTTAACCTTCTACGACCCCGGGACTCCAGTGGCTGTGGTTCAGAAGGCCAGCTGGGATGATGAAAAAATAGTCAGGGGTACCCTTGAAGATATAGTTGACCAGGTACAGGATGCCGGTATCACCAAGACCGCTCTTATTGTGGTGGGAGATGTGCTTGGTACAGATGCAGTGACTCCATCCAAACTCTATGATGCCCACTTCACACATGAGTACCGGAAGGGTGAAGGAGAATAG
- a CDS encoding glycosyltransferase family 2 protein produces the protein MGGILIKITAIIPAYNEEKTIGSVVLGTRQQVLRVIVVDDGSQDKTAELAKLAGAKVISHPQNQGKGAALKTGFKAAKDADIIVTLDSDGQHEPEEIPRLLEPILKDEADVVNGSRYLNGNGDETPAYRRVGQNVLDTATNISGKMDVTDSQSGFRAFAGHTIPIFRFHSLDYTIESEMLIEAAKAGLRIKEVEISTTYGEESHHKKNPFSHGVSVLVRILQDMEFNRPLYYFTLPGIILVIIGMILGLKFFGEYLGGQMTTLLPTTLAALIAIMGTFIAFTGLILHSVSRMIWRAMGK, from the coding sequence TTGGGAGGAATATTAATAAAAATCACTGCCATCATACCTGCTTACAATGAAGAAAAAACCATAGGAAGTGTGGTTTTAGGGACACGTCAACAGGTATTACGGGTTATCGTAGTGGATGACGGCAGCCAGGACAAAACTGCAGAGCTAGCCAAATTAGCTGGAGCTAAAGTTATATCACACCCCCAAAATCAGGGGAAAGGAGCTGCACTCAAGACTGGTTTTAAGGCAGCTAAAGATGCAGATATCATAGTCACCCTGGACTCTGATGGTCAACACGAACCTGAGGAAATACCCCGACTTCTAGAACCCATACTCAAGGATGAGGCAGATGTGGTAAATGGCAGCCGATACTTAAATGGTAATGGGGATGAAACACCGGCTTATCGACGGGTGGGGCAGAACGTGCTGGATACTGCCACTAACATCAGTGGTAAAATGGATGTAACCGACAGCCAGAGTGGTTTCAGGGCCTTTGCCGGCCATACCATACCAATATTCCGATTCCATAGTCTTGATTATACCATTGAAAGTGAAATGCTTATTGAAGCTGCCAAAGCAGGTTTAAGGATTAAAGAAGTGGAAATATCCACCACCTATGGCGAAGAAAGCCATCATAAGAAGAATCCCTTCAGCCATGGAGTGAGTGTTCTGGTGCGAATCCTACAGGACATGGAATTCAACCGGCCATTATATTACTTCACCCTTCCAGGAATTATTCTGGTGATAATTGGTATGATACTAGGTTTAAAATTCTTTGGAGAGTACCTGGGAGGTCAAATGACCACCCTGTTACCCACCACACTGGCAGCCCTCATTGCCATCATGGGAACCTTCATAGCCTTCACTGGATTGATCTTACACAGTGTCTCCAGGATGATATGGAGAGCTATGGGGAAATAA